TTCCTCCGGGAGCGGGCCACACTCCGGGGTCAGCTCCCGCTGCGGCGCCCCTTCCAGGACACGGTTCCCCGCAGCACGCGGACCGCGCCGTCGAGCAGCACACCGCCGAACAGCGCTCCGGTGAACGGGGCCAGCGGCGCCAGCTTCGGCTCGGCCCGCATGTAGCGCGCGGTGTGCGCGTGCGCGACGCCCTGCGCCGTCCAGCCGAGCGCGCCGAGCGCCGCCAGCAGCGGCCGGCGGCGGCGAACCCCGACGGCGACCGCGGCGGGCGCCGCCAGCGACAGCGCGATCTGCCCCAGCCCGCCGCCCAGCAGCACCGGCACCGACTGCCGGGTGCCCGCCACGAAGCTCTTCCGGAACGACGCCCAGCCCTGCGAGAACGGGTCCATGCCGGTGGTCGTCACGTGATCGAGCCCGTCCACCATGCGGGTCACGCCACCGTGGTCGCGCACCGACGTGGCGATCGCGATGTCCTCGTTGCGCAGCGCGGCCAGCGAACTCCAGCCGCCGATCTTCTCGTAGTGCGAACGGCGCAGCAGGATGCAGTGCCCGATCGCGAACGCCTTGCTGCCGCGACCGTCCGGGGCGGCGTTCTCCCCGATCATCTGCAGTCCCGGCGGCATCAGCAGCGGCCAGGCCGCCGAGCGGTCGGCCGGGGGCCCGCCGGGCGTGGAGACGAGGTCGGCGTCGACCGCGTCGGCCGTGGCCAGCAGCCGCGACAGCAGGTCGGGGGCGAGCACCGTGTCCGCGTCG
This window of the Saccharopolyspora gloriosae genome carries:
- a CDS encoding glycosyltransferase, yielding MTALLGGAVAGASYRSLRTVRQVRSLVPLHEAPPRSVIPAAVTVVVPARNEAAVLDDCLRGIRSQTYGDGDPSALRVVLVDDGSTDGTGDIARAHAAVDDRVRVVRVDGPPPGWAGKVHAMHVGVEAAGPPGAGEWLLFVDADTVLAPDLLSRLLATADAVDADLVSTPGGPPADRSAAWPLLMPPGLQMIGENAAPDGRGSKAFAIGHCILLRRSHYEKIGGWSSLAALRNEDIAIATSVRDHGGVTRMVDGLDHVTTTGMDPFSQGWASFRKSFVAGTRQSVPVLLGGGLGQIALSLAAPAAVAVGVRRRRPLLAALGALGWTAQGVAHAHTARYMRAEPKLAPLAPFTGALFGGVLLDGAVRVLRGTVSWKGRRSGS